One genomic region from Nocardioides plantarum encodes:
- a CDS encoding PP2C family protein-serine/threonine phosphatase encodes MTGAPEDDDLFDHAPAAYVVLDRADGHIVRANQAFSSLVRRPLDEVLTCTLPRLLSVAGRIYFDTHLMPMLYLNGRVDEVALDVVTAEGERVPVLVNANRDATGVRVVMFGASERRRYETDLLRSTRAAEAARQAAVELARTLQQTLIPPVPPRIPRLEISAAYRPAGAGDEVGGDFYDVFNVAPSVWTVVLGDVLGKGVRAAAVTSFIRHTVRDLAMQLADPAELLHALDRALRAHDTDKFCTVVLLRLTESSDGWVVEGASGGHPLPLLVTADGRVSEVGTPGSLIGILDHPHYTTFTHRLGADELVTLYTDGVTEARRGRELFGDRALRELLRTASAQPASVSQAVADAVVDYQGGVPSDDIAVLTLRPAPC; translated from the coding sequence GTGACCGGGGCTCCCGAGGATGACGACCTCTTCGACCACGCACCGGCCGCCTACGTCGTCCTCGACCGCGCCGACGGACACATCGTGCGGGCCAACCAGGCCTTCTCCTCGCTCGTACGCCGCCCGCTCGACGAGGTCCTGACCTGCACCCTCCCGCGCCTGCTCAGCGTCGCGGGGCGGATCTACTTCGACACCCACCTGATGCCGATGCTCTACCTCAACGGCCGCGTCGACGAGGTGGCGCTCGACGTGGTCACCGCCGAGGGCGAGCGGGTGCCGGTCCTGGTCAACGCCAACCGGGACGCCACGGGCGTCCGCGTCGTCATGTTCGGCGCCAGCGAGCGCCGGCGCTACGAGACCGACCTGCTGCGGTCGACGCGGGCGGCCGAGGCCGCGCGCCAGGCGGCGGTCGAGCTCGCGCGCACCCTGCAGCAGACCCTGATCCCGCCCGTCCCGCCGCGCATCCCGCGGCTGGAGATCTCGGCCGCCTACCGCCCGGCGGGGGCCGGCGACGAGGTGGGCGGCGACTTCTACGACGTCTTCAACGTCGCCCCGTCGGTGTGGACCGTGGTGCTGGGCGACGTCCTCGGCAAGGGCGTCCGGGCGGCCGCCGTGACCTCCTTCATCCGGCACACCGTGCGCGACCTCGCCATGCAGCTCGCCGACCCGGCCGAGCTGCTGCACGCCCTCGACCGGGCCCTGCGGGCCCACGACACCGACAAGTTCTGCACCGTGGTCCTGCTGCGCCTGACCGAGTCGTCGGACGGCTGGGTCGTCGAGGGCGCCTCCGGCGGGCACCCGCTGCCCCTCCTGGTCACCGCCGACGGCCGGGTCAGCGAGGTCGGCACCCCCGGTTCCCTCATCGGGATCCTCGACCACCCCCACTACACGACCTTCACGCACCGGCTGGGGGCCGACGAGCTCGTCACCCTCTACACCGACGGCGTGACCGAGGCCCGGCGCGGACGCGAGCTCTTCGGCGACCGGGCCCTGCGCGAGCTCCTGCGCACCGCGTCCGCGCAGCCGGCGTCGGTCAGCCAGGCGGTGGCCGACGCCGTGGTCGACTACCAGGGCGGCGTGCCCAGCGACGACATCGCCGTCCTCACCCTGCGGCCGGCCCCCTGCTAG
- a CDS encoding D-arabinono-1,4-lactone oxidase yields the protein MSTSQAWTNWAGNQRVEGIEVLTPRTTAEIAPFLASCAAAGRRVRPIGSGHSFTAIGRPDDVQLRLDRLDRVLHADAGTGLVTVEAGIRLGALNRALDALGLAMTNLGDIDAQSISGAISTGTHGTGARFGGIATQVRALELALPDGTTLTCSPSENPDVYAAARVGLGALGVITTVTLQTEPAFGIRAREAGGALDEVLDRFDDDVAGTDHVEFYWFPHTRKVLTKHNTRVPLDDLEPLSRRRAWWDDDFLSNTVFGGVVGAGRRVPALVRPLARVSASALGDREFSDRSHRVFTSPRRVRFEEMEYAVPREHGLDVLRELVGAVERSRWRIAVPVEVRVAAADDIAVSTAEGRDSLYVAVHTAVGSPDREAYFATLEAIAGDVGGRPHWGKLHGLGAADLRERYPRFGELLALRDRLDPQRVLGNDHLAHVLGA from the coding sequence ATGTCGACGAGTCAAGCCTGGACCAACTGGGCAGGCAACCAGCGGGTCGAGGGCATCGAGGTCCTGACCCCCCGCACCACTGCCGAGATCGCCCCCTTCCTGGCCTCCTGCGCCGCGGCGGGCCGCCGGGTCCGCCCGATCGGCAGCGGCCACTCCTTCACCGCGATCGGGCGTCCCGACGACGTCCAGCTGCGCCTGGACCGGCTCGACCGGGTGCTGCACGCCGACGCCGGCACCGGGCTGGTGACCGTCGAGGCCGGCATCAGGCTGGGTGCGCTCAACCGGGCCCTCGACGCGCTCGGCCTGGCGATGACCAACCTCGGCGACATCGACGCCCAGTCGATCTCGGGCGCGATCTCGACCGGCACCCACGGCACCGGCGCGCGCTTCGGCGGCATCGCCACCCAGGTCCGCGCCCTCGAGCTGGCGCTGCCCGACGGCACGACGCTGACGTGCTCGCCGTCCGAGAACCCCGACGTGTACGCCGCCGCGCGGGTCGGGCTCGGCGCGCTCGGCGTGATCACCACGGTGACCCTGCAGACCGAGCCGGCGTTCGGGATCCGGGCCCGCGAGGCCGGCGGCGCCCTCGACGAGGTGCTCGACCGCTTCGACGACGACGTGGCGGGCACCGACCACGTCGAGTTCTACTGGTTCCCGCACACCCGCAAGGTGCTCACCAAGCACAACACACGGGTGCCGCTCGACGACCTCGAGCCGCTGTCACGGCGCCGGGCCTGGTGGGACGACGACTTCCTGTCCAACACCGTCTTCGGCGGGGTCGTGGGCGCCGGGCGCCGGGTGCCGGCACTGGTGCGGCCGCTGGCCCGGGTGTCGGCGTCCGCGCTGGGCGACCGCGAGTTCAGCGACCGCTCCCACCGCGTCTTCACCTCGCCGCGCCGGGTCCGCTTCGAGGAGATGGAGTACGCCGTCCCGCGCGAGCACGGTCTCGACGTGCTCCGCGAGCTGGTCGGCGCCGTCGAGCGCAGCCGCTGGCGGATCGCCGTGCCCGTCGAGGTGCGGGTCGCGGCGGCCGACGACATCGCCGTCTCGACGGCCGAGGGGCGCGACTCGCTCTACGTCGCGGTGCACACGGCGGTGGGGAGCCCGGACCGGGAGGCCTACTTCGCGACCCTGGAGGCCATCGCCGGCGACGTCGGCGGCCGCCCGCACTGGGGCAAGCTGCACGGCCTCGGCGCGGCCGACCTGCGCGAGCGCTACCCGCGCTTCGGCGAGCTCCTCGCGCTGCGCGACCGGCTCGACCCGCAGCGGGTGCTCGGCAACGACCACCTCGCGCACGTGCTCGGGGCGTGA
- a CDS encoding alanine racemase: protein MVTQHARLERATQHLDAPVAVVDLDAFDANAADLVRRAGGTPIRVASKSVRCRELLRRVLAVDGYAGVLAFTLAEALWLADEVEDVVIGYPTAEREALRELAADPVLLERVTLMVDSVESLDLVRATIDVVEQPVRICLDLDASLRLAGDRVHLGPRRSPVHSVDEAVALARAVAADPVFRLVGVMAYEGQVAGLQDHPAGGLAAHARGLVVRRLKRASVAELTERRGAVVAAVREVADLEFVNGGGTGSIETTVADRSVTEVAAGSGLLAPALFDGYDSFTPAPAALFALAVTRRPGPGLVTVAGGGWVASGPAGPDRLPTPTYPAGLRLLGAEGAGEVQTPLRGDAADALALGDRVWFRHAKAGELAERVPALHLVAGSEVESVVPTYRGEGMTFL from the coding sequence ATGGTCACCCAGCATGCCCGTCTCGAGCGCGCCACGCAGCACCTCGACGCACCCGTCGCCGTCGTCGACCTCGACGCCTTCGACGCCAACGCCGCCGATCTCGTGCGCCGGGCGGGCGGCACCCCGATCCGGGTGGCCAGCAAGTCGGTGCGCTGCCGCGAGCTGCTGCGGCGCGTCCTGGCCGTGGACGGGTACGCCGGCGTGCTCGCCTTCACCCTGGCCGAGGCGCTGTGGCTGGCCGACGAGGTCGAGGACGTCGTGATCGGCTACCCCACCGCCGAGCGCGAGGCGCTGCGCGAGCTGGCCGCCGACCCGGTGCTGCTCGAGCGGGTGACCCTCATGGTCGACTCCGTCGAGTCCCTCGACCTGGTACGCGCCACGATCGACGTCGTCGAGCAGCCGGTCCGGATCTGCCTCGACCTCGACGCCTCCCTGCGCCTGGCCGGCGACCGCGTCCACCTGGGCCCGCGCCGCTCGCCGGTGCACTCGGTCGACGAGGCCGTGGCGCTCGCACGCGCCGTGGCGGCCGACCCGGTCTTCCGGCTGGTCGGCGTGATGGCCTACGAGGGCCAGGTGGCCGGCCTCCAGGACCACCCGGCCGGTGGGCTCGCCGCGCACGCTCGCGGCCTCGTCGTACGACGCCTCAAGCGGGCGTCGGTGGCCGAGCTGACCGAGCGGCGCGGGGCGGTGGTGGCGGCGGTCCGCGAGGTCGCCGACCTCGAGTTCGTCAACGGCGGCGGCACCGGCTCGATCGAGACGACCGTCGCCGACCGCTCGGTGACCGAGGTCGCGGCCGGGTCGGGCCTGCTCGCCCCCGCGCTCTTCGACGGCTACGACTCGTTCACCCCGGCCCCCGCCGCGCTCTTCGCCCTGGCGGTGACGCGGCGCCCGGGCCCGGGGCTGGTGACGGTGGCGGGCGGCGGCTGGGTCGCCTCGGGTCCCGCCGGGCCGGACCGGCTGCCGACGCCGACGTACCCGGCGGGCCTGCGGCTGCTCGGCGCCGAGGGCGCGGGCGAGGTGCAGACCCCGCTGCGCGGCGACGCGGCCGACGCGCTGGCCCTCGGCGACCGGGTCTGGTTCCGGCACGCCAAGGCCGGCGAGCTGGCCGAACGGGTCCCGGCCCTCCACCTCGTGGCCGGGTCCGAGGTGGAGTCGGTCGTGCCGACGTACCGCGGCGAGGGCATGACGTTCCTGTGA
- the egtB gene encoding ergothioneine biosynthesis protein EgtB, translated as MTVIQTPADWPTDWDPDSLVRRYDEVRAHTETLAAPLSPEDQTVQSMPDVSPTKWHRAHVTWFFETFLLADHEAGFAPFQDQYWFLFNSYYETLGPRFSRADRGLITRPGVHEVGDYRANVDDRVRDLLASLDGGTLDKLGPTIELGFHHEQQHQELLLMDIKHVLSRNPLQPVYAGAPPAPSTPDELGWVEVEGGLVEIGHDAVTQGPQGFCFDNELPRHRQWLEPYRLADRLVTNGEWLEFVADGGYRRHELWLSDGWARVNGEGWDSPLYWTERDGTWLEHTLHGTWPLDLGAPVCHVSFYEAEAFATWAGKRLPSEGEWEHAVETTVSTSSTGASVVEPVETPALHPRAAGPATGGLRQVHGECWEWTSSAYHPYPGFHAPAGAIGEYNGKFMSNQMVLRGGCALTSPGHARTTYRNFFPHSARWAVSGVRLADGGAPRLGGRR; from the coding sequence ATGACTGTCATCCAGACTCCGGCCGACTGGCCGACCGATTGGGACCCCGACTCGCTGGTGCGGCGCTACGACGAGGTCCGCGCCCACACCGAGACGCTCGCCGCGCCGCTGTCCCCCGAGGACCAGACGGTGCAGTCGATGCCCGATGTGTCCCCGACCAAGTGGCACCGCGCCCACGTGACGTGGTTCTTCGAGACCTTCCTGCTGGCCGACCACGAGGCCGGCTTCGCGCCCTTCCAGGACCAGTACTGGTTCTTGTTCAACAGCTACTACGAGACGCTCGGTCCGAGGTTCTCCCGGGCCGACCGCGGCCTGATCACCCGGCCCGGGGTCCACGAGGTCGGCGACTACCGCGCCAACGTCGACGACCGGGTCCGCGACCTCCTCGCCAGCCTCGACGGCGGCACCCTCGACAAGCTCGGCCCCACGATCGAGCTCGGCTTCCACCACGAGCAGCAGCACCAGGAGCTGCTCCTCATGGACATCAAGCACGTGCTCTCGCGCAACCCGCTCCAGCCGGTCTACGCCGGCGCCCCACCGGCGCCCAGCACCCCCGACGAGCTCGGCTGGGTCGAGGTCGAGGGCGGCCTGGTCGAGATCGGCCACGACGCGGTCACCCAGGGCCCGCAGGGGTTCTGCTTCGACAACGAGCTCCCCCGCCACCGCCAGTGGCTCGAGCCCTACCGGCTGGCCGACCGGCTCGTCACCAACGGCGAGTGGCTCGAGTTCGTCGCCGACGGCGGCTACCGCCGCCACGAGCTGTGGCTGTCCGACGGCTGGGCGCGCGTCAACGGCGAGGGCTGGGACTCCCCGCTCTACTGGACCGAGCGCGACGGCACCTGGCTCGAGCACACCCTCCACGGCACCTGGCCGCTCGACCTCGGGGCACCCGTGTGCCACGTCAGCTTCTACGAGGCCGAGGCGTTCGCGACCTGGGCCGGCAAGCGGCTGCCCTCCGAGGGCGAGTGGGAGCACGCCGTGGAGACCACGGTCTCGACAAGCTCGACCGGGGCCTCGGTGGTCGAGCCTGTCGAGACCCCGGCGCTCCACCCGCGTGCGGCCGGGCCGGCCACCGGCGGGCTGCGCCAGGTCCACGGCGAGTGCTGGGAGTGGACCTCCTCGGCCTACCACCCCTACCCCGGCTTCCACGCCCCCGCCGGCGCCATCGGTGAATACAACGGCAAGTTCATGTCCAACCAGATGGTCCTGCGCGGCGGCTGCGCGCTGACCTCGCCCGGCCACGCCCGTACGACCTACCGCAACTTCTTCCCGCACTCCGCCCGCTGGGCGGTCTCCGGGGTACGGCTGGCCGACGGCGGCGCACCCCGGCTGGGGGGCCGGCGATGA
- the egtD gene encoding L-histidine N(alpha)-methyltransferase, with protein MSALKVSVLVDSDWASGSLVDDVRRGLGTHPLRLPPKWLYDDEGSRLFDEITRLPGYYPTEAERRILLDHAADIVAASDATTVVELGSGTSDKTRTLLDAFASAGRLQRFVPVDVSEQTLRDAAAMLADRYPGLAVEAVVGDFTLHLGHLPLNQPGQTRLVAFLGGTIGNLYVEERAAFLGALADTLEPGDWLLLGTDLVKPVDRLVAAYHDPGGVTEAFVRNSLAVLNRQLGADFDPGAYSYVPFWDGHLERMDLRLRADSPQHVTIPGADLTLDLAAGEEIQVEISTKFRPTGIRAELDAAGFETVELFTDPAGDFGLTLARLR; from the coding sequence ATGAGCGCGCTCAAGGTGTCGGTCCTGGTCGACAGCGACTGGGCGTCGGGCTCGCTGGTCGACGACGTACGCCGCGGCCTCGGCACACACCCGCTGCGGCTGCCGCCCAAGTGGCTCTACGACGACGAGGGCTCCCGGCTCTTCGACGAGATCACCCGGCTGCCGGGCTACTACCCCACCGAGGCCGAGCGGCGCATCCTGCTCGACCACGCCGCCGACATCGTCGCCGCCAGCGACGCCACGACGGTCGTCGAGCTCGGCTCCGGCACCAGCGACAAGACCCGCACCCTGCTCGACGCGTTCGCCTCCGCCGGGCGGCTGCAGCGGTTCGTGCCGGTCGACGTGTCCGAGCAGACGCTGCGCGACGCGGCGGCGATGCTCGCCGACCGCTACCCCGGCCTCGCGGTCGAGGCGGTCGTCGGCGACTTCACCCTCCACCTGGGCCACCTGCCGCTCAACCAGCCCGGCCAGACCCGGCTGGTCGCCTTCCTCGGCGGCACCATCGGCAACCTCTACGTCGAGGAGCGCGCGGCGTTCCTCGGCGCGCTCGCCGACACCCTCGAGCCGGGCGACTGGCTGCTGCTCGGCACCGACCTGGTCAAGCCCGTCGACCGCCTGGTCGCGGCCTACCACGACCCCGGCGGCGTCACCGAGGCCTTCGTGCGCAACAGCCTGGCGGTCCTCAACCGCCAGCTCGGTGCCGACTTCGACCCCGGCGCCTACTCCTACGTCCCCTTCTGGGACGGCCACCTCGAGCGGATGGACCTGCGCCTGCGCGCCGACTCGCCCCAGCACGTGACCATCCCCGGCGCCGACCTCACCCTCGACCTCGCGGCCGGGGAGGAGATCCAGGTCGAGATCTCCACCAAGTTCCGCCCCACCGGCATCCGCGCCGAGCTCGACGCGGCCGGCTTCGAGACGGTCGAGCTGTTCACCGACCCTGCAGGCGACTTCGGCCTGACGCTGGCCCGGCTGCGCTAG
- a CDS encoding alcohol dehydrogenase catalytic domain-containing protein has product MRALLMERFGGPLTVREVPDPTPAPDGVVVAVGASGVCRSDWHAWSGHDSDVVLPHVPGHELAGTVAAVGDRVRRWSVGDRVTVPFVCACGVCAPCREGQHQVCLHQTQPGFTHWGSFAELVALDAADVNLVALPDSLSFTTAAALGCRFATAFRAVTGVGRVAAGEWVAVIGCGGVGLSAVQVAVAVGARVVAVDPSPGARGLATAMGAEHVLADPAAVVEVTGGGAHVGLDCLGSPDTCVASIRSLRPRGRHVQVGLLPPELGRPEVPMDLVVARELAVLGSHGMAAHDYPAMLSLIGAGRLRPQDLVTRELTLDEAGAALVEVGRAPGVAVVTSF; this is encoded by the coding sequence ATGCGCGCGCTCCTGATGGAGCGGTTCGGGGGCCCGCTGACCGTGCGCGAGGTACCCGACCCGACCCCCGCACCCGACGGCGTCGTCGTCGCCGTGGGCGCGAGCGGCGTGTGCCGCAGCGACTGGCACGCGTGGTCGGGCCACGACAGCGACGTCGTGCTGCCGCACGTGCCCGGCCACGAGCTGGCCGGCACGGTCGCCGCCGTCGGCGACCGCGTACGCCGCTGGTCGGTCGGCGACCGGGTGACGGTGCCCTTCGTCTGCGCCTGCGGGGTGTGTGCGCCGTGCCGCGAGGGCCAGCACCAGGTGTGCCTCCACCAGACCCAGCCCGGCTTCACCCACTGGGGCTCGTTCGCCGAGCTCGTCGCGCTCGACGCCGCCGACGTCAACCTGGTGGCCCTGCCCGACTCGCTGTCCTTCACCACGGCCGCGGCACTGGGCTGCCGCTTCGCCACGGCGTTCCGAGCCGTCACCGGCGTCGGGCGGGTGGCTGCGGGGGAGTGGGTCGCCGTCATCGGGTGCGGCGGCGTGGGGCTCTCGGCCGTGCAGGTCGCGGTCGCCGTCGGGGCCCGGGTGGTCGCCGTCGACCCGTCGCCCGGCGCGCGTGGGCTGGCGACCGCGATGGGCGCGGAGCACGTGCTGGCCGACCCGGCGGCCGTGGTCGAAGTGACCGGCGGCGGTGCCCACGTCGGCCTCGACTGCCTCGGCTCGCCCGACACCTGCGTGGCCTCGATCCGCTCGCTGCGCCCGCGCGGCCGGCACGTGCAGGTGGGCCTGCTGCCCCCCGAGCTCGGGCGTCCCGAGGTGCCGATGGACCTCGTCGTCGCCCGCGAGCTCGCGGTGCTCGGCAGCCACGGCATGGCCGCCCACGACTACCCCGCCATGCTGTCGCTGATCGGCGCCGGCCGGCTGCGCCCCCAGGACCTGGTCACCCGCGAGCTGACCCTCGACGAGGCCGGCGCGGCGCTGGTCGAGGTCGGGCGCGCCCCTGGCGTCGCCGTGGTCACCTCGTTCTGA
- a CDS encoding cysteine desulfurase-like protein: MTYDVARVRASFPSLASGLARFDGPGGSLVPVEVAQAVAAAMTAGMCQRGTLTEPERLTEATTVGARAAMGGFVGADPGGVVFGRSMTALAFDLARVLGATWGPGDEVVVTRLDHDADVRPWVLAAEAAGATVRWLGFDPDTTELDDVATVLSPRTRFVAVTGASNLFGTRPAVRAIADAAHEVGALVHVDAVHLAAHAPVSLTDLGADLLTCSPYKFFGPHLGVLAAAPALLETLHPGKLLPSSDAVPERFELGTLPYEQLAGVTAAVAFIDDVGGMTAIEAYESALLDRLLTGLAGLDRVRVHGSPARRTPTVLLHVAGLAGDDVRVALAERDVLAPAGSFYAIEASRHAGLGDAGGVRVGLSPYSTEDEVDRLLEALAACARS, encoded by the coding sequence GTGACGTACGACGTGGCGCGGGTGCGCGCGTCCTTCCCGTCGCTGGCCTCGGGGCTGGCGCGCTTCGACGGCCCCGGCGGGTCGCTGGTGCCGGTCGAGGTGGCGCAGGCGGTCGCTGCGGCGATGACCGCCGGCATGTGCCAGCGCGGCACGCTGACCGAGCCCGAGCGGCTGACCGAGGCGACCACGGTCGGTGCGCGCGCCGCCATGGGCGGCTTCGTCGGCGCCGACCCGGGCGGCGTGGTGTTCGGGCGGTCGATGACCGCCCTGGCGTTCGACCTCGCGCGGGTGCTGGGGGCCACCTGGGGACCGGGCGACGAGGTCGTCGTGACCCGGCTCGACCACGACGCCGACGTGCGGCCGTGGGTGCTGGCGGCCGAGGCGGCCGGCGCGACCGTGCGGTGGCTGGGCTTCGACCCCGACACGACCGAGCTCGACGACGTGGCGACGGTGCTGTCGCCACGCACGCGGTTCGTCGCGGTCACCGGCGCGTCCAACCTGTTCGGCACGAGGCCTGCGGTGCGGGCGATCGCCGACGCCGCCCACGAGGTGGGTGCGCTCGTGCACGTCGACGCGGTGCACCTGGCCGCCCACGCGCCCGTGTCGCTCACCGACCTGGGCGCCGACCTCCTCACCTGCTCGCCCTACAAGTTCTTCGGCCCGCACCTCGGGGTGCTCGCGGCGGCGCCGGCGCTGCTCGAGACCCTGCACCCCGGCAAGCTGCTCCCGTCGAGCGACGCCGTACCCGAGCGGTTCGAGCTCGGCACGCTCCCCTACGAGCAGCTGGCGGGCGTCACCGCCGCCGTGGCGTTCATCGACGACGTCGGCGGGATGACGGCGATCGAGGCCTACGAGTCCGCGCTCCTCGATCGGCTGCTCACCGGACTCGCGGGCCTCGACCGCGTGCGGGTGCACGGCTCGCCTGCTCGTCGTACGCCGACGGTGCTGCTGCACGTGGCCGGCCTGGCCGGCGACGACGTACGGGTCGCGCTGGCCGAGCGGGACGTGCTCGCACCGGCCGGCAGCTTCTACGCGATCGAGGCCTCGCGGCACGCCGGGCTGGGCGACGCGGGCGGGGTCCGGGTCGGGCTGTCGCCGTACTCCACCGAGGACGAGGTCGACCGTCTCCTCGAGGCGCTGGCGGCATGCGCGCGCTCCTGA
- a CDS encoding HAD-IIA family hydrolase yields MSSLLTGRPVETWLTDMDGVLVHEEVPIPGATDFIQALKSSGRRFLVLTNNSIFTPRDLRARLLGSGIDVPEDAIWTSALATAQFLVDQRPQGTAYVVGEAGLTTALHDVGYVLTDRDPDYVVLGETRTYSFEAITRAIRLVAAGARFIATNPDPSGPSQQGLLPATGSVAALISTATGRTPYFIGKPNPLMMRSALNRIDGHSESTVMVGDRMDTDIISGLEAGLRTVLVTTGSTRPEQIETFPYRPTEVVDSIADLVALVSGTDAGAGS; encoded by the coding sequence ATGTCCTCCCTGCTGACCGGTCGACCGGTCGAGACCTGGCTGACCGACATGGACGGCGTGCTGGTCCACGAGGAGGTGCCGATCCCCGGGGCCACCGACTTCATCCAGGCGTTGAAGTCGTCCGGGCGGCGGTTCCTCGTGCTGACCAACAACTCGATCTTCACCCCCCGCGACCTGCGGGCCCGGCTGCTCGGGAGCGGGATCGACGTGCCCGAGGACGCCATCTGGACCTCGGCCCTGGCCACCGCGCAGTTCCTCGTCGACCAGCGCCCGCAGGGGACGGCGTACGTCGTCGGGGAGGCCGGGCTGACCACGGCGCTGCACGACGTCGGCTACGTGTTGACCGACCGCGACCCCGACTACGTGGTGCTGGGGGAGACCCGGACCTACTCGTTCGAGGCCATCACCCGGGCGATCCGGCTGGTCGCGGCCGGGGCCCGGTTCATCGCGACCAACCCCGATCCCAGCGGCCCGAGCCAGCAGGGCCTGCTGCCCGCGACCGGGTCGGTCGCGGCGCTGATCAGCACGGCGACCGGGCGGACGCCGTACTTCATCGGCAAGCCCAACCCGCTGATGATGCGCAGTGCCCTCAACCGCATCGACGGGCACTCCGAGTCGACCGTGATGGTCGGCGACCGGATGGACACCGACATCATCAGCGGCCTCGAGGCGGGGCTGCGCACCGTGCTCGTCACGACCGGGTCGACGAGGCCCGAGCAGATCGAGACGTTCCCCTACCGGCCGACCGAGGTGGTCGACTCGATCGCCGACCTGGTCGCGCTGGTGTCCGGCACCGACGCGGGAGCCGGCTCGTGA
- a CDS encoding MmcQ/YjbR family DNA-binding protein translates to MPTRIADLVDLVDQLPQVARTEHGRYTKLAVAGHTFGYLWEPTRTVGLKQTLAEQLALVAERPEVFEVQFTAGAFGWVVVHLEGVERDELAELVFEAWRLTAPAALVAERDDELPT, encoded by the coding sequence GTGCCGACCCGGATCGCCGACCTCGTCGACCTGGTGGACCAGCTGCCGCAGGTCGCGCGGACCGAGCACGGCCGCTACACCAAGCTCGCGGTCGCCGGCCACACCTTCGGCTACCTCTGGGAGCCGACCCGCACGGTCGGGCTCAAGCAGACCCTGGCCGAGCAGCTGGCGCTGGTCGCGGAGCGGCCCGAGGTGTTCGAGGTGCAGTTCACGGCGGGCGCGTTCGGGTGGGTCGTGGTCCACCTCGAGGGGGTGGAGCGCGACGAGCTCGCCGAGCTGGTCTTCGAGGCGTGGCGTCTCACCGCACCGGCCGCGCTGGTCGCCGAGCGCGACGACGAGCTCCCGACCTGA
- a CDS encoding aldo/keto reductase, translating into MQTRHLGNPTVGRHEVGAVGLGLMTFDQTGTQPREQLLDTVRAALDAGVTLFDTADAYGPGDELDIDAQGANERLVAGILDELGVRDRVLLATKGGHVRTEGGGWGLDSSADHLRAAVDASLERLGVEQLALWQHHRPDPAVPYDEVLGTMKEIHESGKVAMLGLSNADPDQIRLAHSVLGEALVSVQNQYSPAFRSSEPEIDVCEELGLAFLPWSPLGGLGDAKDLADKHPAFAEVASARGVSPQQVAIAWELARSPVVIPIPGAKRPSSIVDSAAAAGLELTADEISALDAS; encoded by the coding sequence ATGCAGACACGACACCTCGGCAACCCGACCGTCGGCCGCCACGAGGTCGGCGCCGTCGGCCTCGGCCTGATGACCTTCGACCAGACCGGCACCCAGCCGCGCGAGCAGCTGCTCGACACGGTGCGGGCGGCGCTCGACGCGGGCGTCACGCTGTTCGACACCGCCGACGCCTACGGCCCCGGCGACGAGCTCGACATCGACGCCCAGGGCGCCAACGAGCGCCTCGTCGCCGGGATCCTCGACGAGCTCGGTGTCCGCGACCGGGTGCTGCTGGCCACCAAGGGCGGCCACGTCCGCACCGAGGGCGGCGGCTGGGGCCTCGACAGCTCCGCGGACCACCTGCGCGCCGCGGTCGACGCCAGCCTCGAGCGGCTCGGGGTCGAGCAGCTCGCGCTGTGGCAGCACCACCGACCCGACCCGGCGGTGCCCTACGACGAGGTGCTCGGCACCATGAAGGAGATCCACGAGTCCGGGAAGGTCGCGATGCTGGGGCTGTCCAACGCCGACCCCGACCAGATCCGGCTGGCCCACTCCGTCCTCGGCGAGGCGCTGGTGAGCGTGCAGAACCAGTACAGCCCGGCGTTCCGCTCCAGCGAGCCCGAGATCGACGTCTGCGAGGAGCTCGGCCTGGCGTTCCTGCCGTGGAGCCCGCTCGGGGGCCTCGGCGACGCCAAGGACCTGGCCGACAAGCACCCGGCCTTCGCGGAGGTGGCCTCGGCCCGCGGCGTCAGCCCGCAGCAGGTCGCGATCGCGTGGGAGCTCGCCCGCTCACCGGTCGTCATCCCGATCCCGGGGGCGAAGCGGCCCTCGTCGATCGTCGACTCCGCCGCCGCGGCCGGCCTCGAGCTCACTGCTGACGAGATCTCGGCGCTCGACGCGAGCTGA